CTAAAGGACAATTATGAAATTTAAATTATTAGCAACAAGCCTTGCGGTATCACTCGCTTTAACTGGCTGTGCAATGCAAAAAAATGAAACGACGCAAACAGCAAAACAAGAACAAATAAAAAAAGCTGATGACCGTGTTTTTTCACAAGATTACCTAATTGAAGAGCTTGAGAATGGCTTACGTGTAATGGTTGTAAAAACGGATTACCCTGATGTCGTTTCGCTGCAAATACCGGTTTCTGTTGGCTCGCGCAATGAAGTGGAAGCGGGTAAAACTGGTTTTGCTCATTTTTTTGAACATATGGTATTTAAAGGCTCTAAAAAATTTCCGCAAGACGAATACACCGCCATATTCAAAAATGCAGGGGTTGATAACCGTGCATACACTACCAACGATTACACTAACTACCATTTAAACTTTTCAAAGCAGCACCTTGATAAAGTACTTGAGATTGAAGCTGATATTTTCCAAAACTTAACCTATACCGAAGAGCAATTTAGAACCGAAGCATTGACGGTAAAAGGTGAGTACTTAAAAAATAACGCCAGTCCAATTCGTAAGTTGTTAAGTGCTGTGCGTGCAGAGGCTTTTGAAAAGCACACTTATAAACACACCACAATGGGCTTTTTTGAAGACATAGAAGCCATGCCAGACCAAATGGCTTACGGTAAAGAATTTTTTGATAAGTTTTATAAGCCAGAATATGTATCGCTAGTTATTGTGGGTGATGTTGACCCAAAAGCCACAATGGCAATGGTTAAAAAACACTGGGGTGGTTGGGAAAAAGGCAATTACGTTGCCGATATTAAAGCTGAGCCAAAACAGCAAGCTCCTAAATATTTGCATGAACAAAATAAAGCCTTGCCGGGGCATTGGCTATTGGTATCGTATAAGGGTGCTGCGTGGGAACCCGCTAAAAAAGACAGAGCTGCACTTGATTTAATCTCGCAGCTTTATTTTTCAAGTAACTCAGATTTATATCAAGAGCTCGTTGTTGATAAACAAATAGCGAGTCAAATGTTTACTTATAATCCAGAAACCAAAGATCCAGGCTTACTGCATGTATTTGTAAAAGTAGAAAACGCTGATGATTTAGCAAAAGCGCGTGATGCCATTAACCGCACTTATGCAAAAGCCAGAACAGAATTGGTCGATGCACAAAAATTAAGTGACTTAAAGTCTAACCTTAAATATGGCTTTATTAATGGTTTAGATTCTTCGCAAGCAATTGCATCAACGCTTGCAAGTTACATGCATTTTGAACGCGATCCTGAAGTAATTAACCAGCTTTATAAGTCGGCCGACAACATCACAGCAGAAGATATTAAAGCGGTTGCTAATAAATACTTTGTAGATAACACGCGTACTACTGTAACCATGTCGGCACTTGATAAAGCACCGGGGTTTGCAGAAGAGGCGAGTTTAAGTGCAGTAGTTGCAAAACTTGAACAAGCCCCAGAGGCACCTGTATTTAAAGTGCTTGATAAAACCAATAGCTCGCCGCTGATTGATGTAAACTTTTTATTTAATACAGGGGCTGCTGCTGATCCTCAAGGTAAAAAAGGTGTAGCTGCGCTTACCGCCGCAATGCTTGCTCAAGGTGGGTCGCAAAGTACCAGCTACAAAGAAATTCAAAAAGCGCTTTATCCGCTTGCAGGTAGTTTTGGTTACCAGATTGACAAAGAAATGCTGTCGTTCCAAGGGCGTATTCATAAAGATAACGCTGAAACTTGGTATGCACTTGTAAGCGAACAATTACTTAACCCAGGCTTTAGAGACGATGACTTTAAACGCCTTAAAAAAGAAATGATCGACGGTATTAAGTCAGGATTAAAAGCATCTAACGATGAAGAGCTAGGTAAAGAAGTACTCTACAGCACGCTTTACAAAGGCCACCCATACGAAAGCTACAACTACGGTGATATTTCTGATTTAGAAGCATTAACGCTTGATGATGTAAAAGCATTTTACAATTCAGAGCTTACTCAATCTAAACTAACACTGGGTTTAATTGGCGCCGTGCCAAAAGCGCTTAAAGCAAATATTATGAGCGATTTAGCAACCTTACCTAAAGGTGAAAAGAGCCGTTTAAGTATTCCTGATGCACCAGTACTTAAAGGTCATCATGCAACGATTGTAGAAAAATCAGCGCAATCGACGGCAGTGTCGTTTGGCTTCCCAATTGATACTATTCGCAGCAGCGAAGATTGGACTGCCCTTTGGCTTGTGCGTTCGTACTTTGGTGAGCATCGTAGTTCTAACTCATACTTATATGAACGAATTCGCCAAACGCGCGGTATGAACTACGGCGATTACGCATATATTGAATACTTCCCACGTGGTATGTTTCAAACTAAGCCTGATGCAAATTTAGGGCGTTCTGAGCAAATATTCCAAGTATGGTTGCGCCCACTTCGCTCTAACAACGACGCGCACTTTGCAACGCGTACCGCATTATTTGAGCTGGATAAGCTTATTAAAAACGGCTTAACCGAAAAAGACTTTGAGGCAACACGTAACTTTTTAATTAACTACGTGCCGCAGCTTGTAGCAAGTCAAAACCGCCAGTTAGGTTATGCACTTGATAGCGAATTTTATAACACAGAATCGTTTGTAAAATATGTAACAAGTAAACTTGAAAAGCTAACGCTTGCTGATGTGAATCGCGTGATTAAAGATAATCTACAAACCGATAACGTGCAGTACGTGTTTATTACCGGTGACGGTGAAGATATGAAAAAACGTTTAGTGTCAGAGCAAACATCGCCAATGGTTTACAACACAGAAAAACCAGCGGCGCTTGTTGCAGAGGATAAAGTTATTGCCGATTACGCATTAGCTATTCCGGCTAACAATATTGAAGTAGTGAAAGTTGACAGTGTTTTTAAATAAACCTTAAAAAAAGACTTGTAGATAATTAAAAGCCCCACGTTTGGGGCTTTTTTATAGCATTGAGCCAACCTTTATCCCTAACCCTAAAATTATTACTGCGCTTATTATGGCTATTAATGTGATATGGCCTCGTCGTTCTTTTTCTTTACGTTCTGACATTTTTTAGCGCCTCAACTCATTATAAAAAATACAGTGATCATCCCCAATATAAAGCTGACTACTGACGATAGTGCTAAAATTGAGGTTATATTACGCGTGTTTAAAGCTGGACTAACATCGCAAGAGTTAGTGTTATCTTCAAGTTTAATTAATTCACCTTGGCGTACTTCCAATACAGCACATAAAGCCATTGTTGTTTCTTTTGATGCTGCACCTTCTTTCTCTACCCGTTGAATTGTTCGTAAACTAACATCGCAGGCGTCAGCAAGTTGCTGCTGAGTCCAATTTAACTGGCCTCTGAGTGATTTAACAGTTGTAGGATTTAATTGCACGTTAAAGCTTCCCTACAAATAGTTCAACAATGGTTGCAGTTGCATAGCCAAACATTGCACCGCCTAATGCGCAACCAGCAATAAAAAAGAAAGCCTTTTTAGGATCGTCAGGAAGACTGCATTGAATTTGTTTGGCAACGACTTTTGCATCTTTATAAAGTGTGCACTCCATTCGCCCTGTTAGTATGTTGAGCATGTCAAACTTTACTTGGTACTGCGAGTTCTCAAAATCAAAAGAGTGGGTGCTTGTGCAATTTACATTGCGCTTTTTACTAAATAAATCATCGTTTATGTACACCTCTTCTTTACCAGTAAAGTAACTTCCAAAACAGGCTATTTGATTGTCGCCATCTTGAAAATAAAATTTATAGCCGAGTTTTTTAGTATTTAATATGTCGTTTTTCATCATCGTTATCCTTGTTGAGTTGATGATGCTAATTTAGCGTTTATTATTATTTTTTACGCCGTCATGAATATGCCAGTGAGCAGTTTGTCATATGACACTGTGTATGTCATGTGTGTTTAACTACTGATTTTAATGTGTTTTATTTGATTTTCGTTCAGGTTTAAAATGAGTGTTGCTGTCGTATCATTTTTATTCTTTGATTGAGTAAATAATAAATTTAAAGAAAAGTACGCATTTATTTTTGTCATAAAAACGCTAAGTACATATACTTTCAGACAATTATTCTTATAAGTCTGAAGGTAAGCGTGCTAGATGATAAATTATTTTTAAAGTTAGTTTTGGACACTATGCCAGAGCAGGTTGTTGTAATTAATAAAGAAGGAGAAATGGTTTTTATAAATAAAGGATGGCAAAACTTTGGTGAAGAAAATGACTGCTCATGCGGTGCTTGGGAAAAAGAAAATTATTTATTTACCTGTAAAAAGGCCGCAGACAACGGTGACGAAATAGGCGAAAGGGCATTGAAGGGAATTAATGCTGTTATTAATGCAGAGCAAGAAGCGTTTTATTTAGAATACCCATGCCATAGTGATGATGAAAAACGCTGGTTTATGATGCGCGTAGTACCATTTAAGTACAGTACTGATTTTTATTATGTAATTACGCATCAAAATATTACAGAGCGAAAGCTCGCTGAAGAAGAAGTCCAGAAACTGGCCAATATTGATGGGCTAACTGATATATTTAATCGTGGTTATTTTGATAGCTTTTTAGAGCAAGAATGGAATAGGTGCAAGCGTTTAAACATGCCTCTTTCATTGGCATTAATTGATTTAGATGACTTTAAGCTACTTAACGACACTTATGGCCATCAACAAGGTGATGAGTGTTTAAAACAAGTTGCGGCAGTCCTTAAGCAATATACAAAAAGACCCAGTGATATTTGCGCACGTTTTGGCGGAGAGGAGTTTGTACTTGTTTATGGCAACACAAACTCTGAGCAAGCAACAATAATTATTAATGCTATTGTAGAGCAGCTAAAGCAGCTTAATATTTGTAATGAGCTGTCATTACCAAGTAAAACACTTACTGTTAGTGTTGGGCTGGCAAGTGTTATTCCTTGTAACAGTTATAAAATACAAAATATGGTCAAAGAAGCCGATGACTTATTATACAAAGCAAAAACTGCGGGTAAAAATTTAGTATGTGCAGCCGATTTAACCGTGGTTGACTAAATTTTAAATACTTAGTTGTTAAATGTGCTTTGTTATACCTAATAACCAGAACAAATAACTAAGGCGTTAACACCTTGAGCTTTAAATCCGTTAGACTTAGCAAAAGGCTCTTTTTTATATCAATTTAAGGCAGTTCAGTATTATGCGTCATGAAATTTGGCAACAGCTTCGAAGTGAAGCAAATGAAGTCGTCACTCGCGAACCACTTTTAGCAAGTCATGTGTATTCATGTATTTTGAACCATGAGTGTTTAGGTTCGGCGTTAAGCTTTATTGTTGCTAATAAATTGGCGGATGCTGTTGTATCTGCATTTACTATTCGTGAATTATTCGATCAATCATTTGTAAAATGCGATCGCATGCTGTCTTTTGTCGCAGAAGACATTAAAGCTGTAAAAGATAGAGACCCTGCCGCAGAAACCTACCTGACTGTTATTTTAAATTTAAAGGGGTTTCATGCTATTCAGGCTCACCGTTTAGCTAACTGCTTGTGGCAGCAAAACCGTAAAGAACTGGCGCGTTTTATTCAAAGCCGTACCTCTGAGGTGTTTGGCGTAGATATTCACCCTGCGTGTCAGGTTGGTAAAGGCATAATGTTTGACCACGCAACGGGTATTGTTATTGGTGAAACGGCAGTCATTGAAGATAACGTATCAATACTGCAATCGGTTACGCTTGGTGGTACAGGTAATGAGCAGGGCGATCGTCATCCTAAGATTAGAGCGGGTGTGTTAATTGGCGCAGGTGCAAAAGTGCTGGGTAATATTGAAGTGGGTGAGGGCGCACGTATTGGTGCAGGGTCGGTGGTATTAACTGCTGTGCCACCTCATACAACGGCCGTTGGCGTACCTGCCAAAATTATTGGCAGACCTGAATGCCCGTGTCCTGCGCAAAGTATGAACCAAAACTTTTTAGCTACACCAGAGCCTGAAAACGAATCGCATACCAGCGCTATGCTGTGACATAGAATAAAAAATAAAATTTAAAGGGAATTAATATGAACAAAGAAAACGTTTTAATCCTTGGAATTGGGTTTATTGCTGGTGTGGGTTTAACTTGGGGATATTTTAGTTTGGCTTCAAGTGACTCAACTCCCGCAAAGGTACAGCATGCTGATACAAAGCAGCAGATCCCTCTTGTTCAGCCAGCTAAAATAAGTGAAGCAACAGCAAAGCGTGTTGTACCAGCTGCGCCTGAGCAAAGTGCTCGCTTAGAGCAAAAAGATATTTCCCCTAAACCAGATCCACAACCCCTTGATGAGCTTCCCCTAGAAGAGCAAGTTACACAGCTTAAGCTTCAATTAGCTCAGCAAAAGTCGGTAATGGAAAGTGTGGTCAAGCAGTTGCGAGCTCCAAATGATGTGCAAGCCGCTTTACAGGCACAGTTTGATGAACAACAACGTGATGAAGAGTGGGCTTATCAAACTGAAACCGCATTACAGGATTTTTTACTTACCGCAGATTTAGCATCGATACCTGATATTGTCAGCGCAGAATGTAAAACATCGGTTTGTAAATTTAAACTTGCAGCGCCAACGGA
This DNA window, taken from Pseudoalteromonas marina, encodes the following:
- a CDS encoding M16 family metallopeptidase — its product is MKFKLLATSLAVSLALTGCAMQKNETTQTAKQEQIKKADDRVFSQDYLIEELENGLRVMVVKTDYPDVVSLQIPVSVGSRNEVEAGKTGFAHFFEHMVFKGSKKFPQDEYTAIFKNAGVDNRAYTTNDYTNYHLNFSKQHLDKVLEIEADIFQNLTYTEEQFRTEALTVKGEYLKNNASPIRKLLSAVRAEAFEKHTYKHTTMGFFEDIEAMPDQMAYGKEFFDKFYKPEYVSLVIVGDVDPKATMAMVKKHWGGWEKGNYVADIKAEPKQQAPKYLHEQNKALPGHWLLVSYKGAAWEPAKKDRAALDLISQLYFSSNSDLYQELVVDKQIASQMFTYNPETKDPGLLHVFVKVENADDLAKARDAINRTYAKARTELVDAQKLSDLKSNLKYGFINGLDSSQAIASTLASYMHFERDPEVINQLYKSADNITAEDIKAVANKYFVDNTRTTVTMSALDKAPGFAEEASLSAVVAKLEQAPEAPVFKVLDKTNSSPLIDVNFLFNTGAAADPQGKKGVAALTAAMLAQGGSQSTSYKEIQKALYPLAGSFGYQIDKEMLSFQGRIHKDNAETWYALVSEQLLNPGFRDDDFKRLKKEMIDGIKSGLKASNDEELGKEVLYSTLYKGHPYESYNYGDISDLEALTLDDVKAFYNSELTQSKLTLGLIGAVPKALKANIMSDLATLPKGEKSRLSIPDAPVLKGHHATIVEKSAQSTAVSFGFPIDTIRSSEDWTALWLVRSYFGEHRSSNSYLYERIRQTRGMNYGDYAYIEYFPRGMFQTKPDANLGRSEQIFQVWLRPLRSNNDAHFATRTALFELDKLIKNGLTEKDFEATRNFLINYVPQLVASQNRQLGYALDSEFYNTESFVKYVTSKLEKLTLADVNRVIKDNLQTDNVQYVFITGDGEDMKKRLVSEQTSPMVYNTEKPAALVAEDKVIADYALAIPANNIEVVKVDSVFK
- a CDS encoding helix-turn-helix transcriptional regulator, with the protein product MQLNPTTVKSLRGQLNWTQQQLADACDVSLRTIQRVEKEGAASKETTMALCAVLEVRQGELIKLEDNTNSCDVSPALNTRNITSILALSSVVSFILGMITVFFIMS
- a CDS encoding sensor domain-containing diguanylate cyclase encodes the protein MLDDKLFLKLVLDTMPEQVVVINKEGEMVFINKGWQNFGEENDCSCGAWEKENYLFTCKKAADNGDEIGERALKGINAVINAEQEAFYLEYPCHSDDEKRWFMMRVVPFKYSTDFYYVITHQNITERKLAEEEVQKLANIDGLTDIFNRGYFDSFLEQEWNRCKRLNMPLSLALIDLDDFKLLNDTYGHQQGDECLKQVAAVLKQYTKRPSDICARFGGEEFVLVYGNTNSEQATIIINAIVEQLKQLNICNELSLPSKTLTVSVGLASVIPCNSYKIQNMVKEADDLLYKAKTAGKNLVCAADLTVVD
- the cysE gene encoding serine O-acetyltransferase, translating into MRHEIWQQLRSEANEVVTREPLLASHVYSCILNHECLGSALSFIVANKLADAVVSAFTIRELFDQSFVKCDRMLSFVAEDIKAVKDRDPAAETYLTVILNLKGFHAIQAHRLANCLWQQNRKELARFIQSRTSEVFGVDIHPACQVGKGIMFDHATGIVIGETAVIEDNVSILQSVTLGGTGNEQGDRHPKIRAGVLIGAGAKVLGNIEVGEGARIGAGSVVLTAVPPHTTAVGVPAKIIGRPECPCPAQSMNQNFLATPEPENESHTSAML